In Dermatophilus congolensis, a genomic segment contains:
- a CDS encoding glycosyltransferase, which yields MSTKNDFEVVLVTYKSREHVEELVAGWPEELPIVIVDNGQGIDGLDQWARKHPNVRYLDGGNVGFARAANKGAFTSTAPFVVFVNPDSRPTMSDMQALVDGLAVDVLAASHAATMVSTDGVEIGVGGWEPTVPRTIVYAAGLHKRFPKAGVYAKPEMGENVSVEWTTGACMAVRTEQFRRLEGFDESFYVYSEDMSFGRRAREAGLAEVLRSDVIVPHGAGKSGAPSKEMLRLRGASFTNYVKRYHTGPEAKVMRGAMLGGYALRAARELARGDRPLAKLYVEYAKGVATGRANVGGREVAHSRFLETSPTARAAGVPGLPFLFVTKEFGIPATSGGMLRTLAMVRWFAERDDVILVTPQGVKKASGSGENFTVEDLFTPKSGPFSRVEDATSFMRYRSLGALRLCGDAVIEGVQYALEQYGLFRGSIIDHTSLFAIADILPEGLPVWLSTHNVESDLMAQRAHAETGAMKVAAYAEAALLKTLEKGTGARHPMIVCTEHDAHQARKDGTSTVIVARNGVTPPPPEKRRGGSQAAKIDSLELLFTGALDWRPNINGILWLIESPQWADLISRHHGLVLTIAGRNPSEEFRARVQAAPGTRLEANVPSMAPLLERARLGIAPLLEGGGSRIKLLEYIGYGLPSVSTHVGASGLDGLPEGVIRTTSEDLSRFCEAIEIELLRGEKILPQDAVDAMLAVYGWDAALAPIEQLLEAAKPAHTDTTTA from the coding sequence ATGAGCACGAAGAATGACTTCGAGGTCGTCCTCGTCACCTACAAAAGCAGGGAACACGTAGAAGAGCTCGTCGCCGGATGGCCAGAAGAACTACCCATCGTCATCGTCGACAACGGACAAGGCATTGACGGCCTAGACCAATGGGCTCGAAAACACCCCAACGTGCGCTACCTCGACGGCGGCAACGTCGGCTTCGCCCGCGCCGCAAACAAAGGCGCATTCACCAGCACCGCCCCCTTCGTCGTCTTCGTCAACCCCGACTCGCGACCAACCATGAGCGACATGCAAGCCCTCGTCGATGGCCTAGCCGTTGACGTGCTCGCCGCCTCCCACGCCGCAACCATGGTCTCTACCGACGGAGTCGAAATAGGCGTCGGGGGATGGGAACCCACCGTCCCACGCACCATCGTTTACGCCGCCGGACTTCACAAACGCTTCCCCAAAGCCGGGGTCTACGCCAAACCCGAAATGGGCGAAAACGTCTCCGTCGAATGGACAACCGGCGCCTGCATGGCAGTACGCACCGAACAATTCCGCCGCCTAGAAGGATTCGACGAATCCTTCTACGTCTACTCCGAAGACATGTCCTTCGGCCGCCGCGCCCGTGAAGCAGGCCTAGCCGAAGTTCTCCGCTCAGACGTCATCGTCCCCCACGGCGCAGGCAAATCCGGAGCCCCCAGCAAAGAAATGCTCCGCCTACGCGGCGCCTCCTTCACCAACTACGTCAAGCGCTACCACACCGGCCCCGAAGCCAAAGTGATGCGCGGAGCCATGCTCGGCGGCTACGCCCTCCGAGCCGCCCGCGAACTAGCCCGCGGTGACCGACCCCTGGCTAAGCTCTACGTCGAATACGCCAAAGGAGTCGCCACCGGACGCGCCAACGTCGGCGGCCGTGAAGTAGCCCACTCCCGCTTCCTCGAAACCTCACCCACCGCCCGAGCAGCAGGCGTGCCCGGACTCCCATTCCTCTTCGTCACCAAAGAATTCGGCATCCCAGCAACCTCCGGAGGTATGCTGCGCACCCTAGCCATGGTGCGCTGGTTCGCCGAACGCGACGACGTCATCCTCGTCACCCCCCAAGGCGTCAAAAAAGCCAGCGGCAGCGGCGAGAACTTCACCGTCGAAGATCTCTTCACCCCCAAATCAGGGCCTTTCAGCCGCGTCGAAGACGCCACCAGCTTCATGCGATACCGCAGTCTAGGAGCCCTACGGCTTTGCGGTGACGCCGTCATCGAAGGAGTCCAGTACGCACTCGAGCAATACGGCCTCTTCCGCGGCTCGATCATCGACCACACCAGCCTCTTCGCAATCGCCGATATCCTCCCCGAAGGACTACCCGTCTGGCTGAGCACACACAACGTCGAATCCGACCTCATGGCCCAACGCGCCCACGCCGAAACCGGCGCCATGAAAGTCGCTGCCTACGCTGAAGCCGCCCTGCTCAAAACCCTCGAAAAAGGCACCGGGGCACGCCACCCCATGATCGTCTGCACCGAACACGACGCCCACCAAGCCCGCAAAGACGGCACCAGCACCGTAATCGTGGCCCGCAACGGCGTCACCCCACCACCACCGGAAAAACGACGCGGAGGCAGCCAAGCCGCCAAAATCGACTCCCTCGAGCTGCTCTTCACCGGAGCCCTCGACTGGCGCCCCAACATCAACGGCATCCTCTGGCTCATCGAATCACCCCAATGGGCAGACCTCATCTCCCGCCACCACGGACTCGTCCTAACCATCGCCGGACGTAACCCTTCCGAAGAATTCCGTGCCCGCGTCCAAGCAGCACCCGGAACCCGACTCGAAGCAAACGTGCCTAGCATGGCACCCCTACTCGAACGAGCACGACTAGGCATCGCACCCCTCCTCGAAGGCGGCGGATCCCGCATCAAACTGCTCGAATACATTGGATACGGCCTGCCTTCAGTCTCGACCCACGTCGGCGCATCCGGACTCGACGGACTCCCCGAAGGAGTCATCCGCACCACCTCCGAAGACCTCAGCCGCTTCTGCGAAGCAATCGAAATCGAACTCCTCCGCGGAGAAAAAATCCTGCCCCAAGACGCCGTCGACGCGATGCTGGCCGTCTACGGCTGGGACGCGGCCCTAGCACCCATCGAACAACTACTCGAAGCAGCAAAACCCGCACACACAGACACCACCACCGCCTAA
- a CDS encoding malectin domain-containing carbohydrate-binding protein, with protein sequence MRPHHTTARALAATLTLLALTTPTNVALAAPTPTNTIRITTAPTPITDTYGHTWTPTSGFDTGDNSTSYWGNYDIAGTSEDELYRYEHVRMNSWTTPLPNGTYTITLKMREAWWDKPGQRVFSVTAEGNPALTNIDIIKAVGKNHAYDRTFTTTITDGHLNLGFTATADSALISAIDITPTTPPSKPKPPPQPAPTTSTTVLRMTTYTKPIKDAAGNTYIARRGFTGGDLVEPLPPTTDIKGTTSDTLYRPELIRWKNWSQPLPNGTYTITLHTREAFWNKPGQRIFDIKAEGTTKLANIDIYKAAGKNTAHDLRFTTTVTDGRLDITPINKTNLALLSAITITRIDKTPTPPSKPKPPTMPPTTTQRPSGMPFDSGLFPMHRADIATQFTQHRGRAADVITVFPSRENWAEMSNDWFMDNQRIPTRYTGTLDVGVPLWPDEGNLTTASTGGYNTQWENFGRMVAAKYPTAYIRLGWEMNLPGWKHAAYAHSATQWKQAYRHAVTALRKGGPRLRIAWVVNEGPGQTDTTDARTFYPGDDYVDYIGMDAYDWDPGYTNDTNIAHHREAPYGWNFWLNFAKTHNKKFVLPEWGIAPANPNSGGDNPRYIAFVYDWLTRNARWIGYESYFHENAPYIRSNLFTDNPRATAEYLHRMKRP encoded by the coding sequence ATGCGCCCACACCACACCACCGCCCGCGCCCTGGCTGCCACTCTCACCCTCCTCGCCCTCACCACGCCAACCAACGTCGCCCTCGCCGCCCCCACACCCACCAACACCATCCGCATCACCACCGCCCCCACACCAATCACCGACACCTACGGCCACACCTGGACCCCCACCAGCGGATTCGACACCGGAGACAACTCCACCTCCTACTGGGGAAACTACGACATCGCCGGAACCAGCGAAGACGAGCTCTACCGCTACGAACACGTCCGCATGAACTCCTGGACAACACCCCTACCCAACGGCACCTACACCATCACCCTCAAAATGCGCGAAGCCTGGTGGGACAAACCCGGCCAACGCGTCTTCTCCGTCACCGCCGAAGGAAACCCCGCCCTCACCAACATCGACATCATCAAAGCCGTCGGCAAAAACCATGCCTACGACCGCACCTTCACCACCACCATCACCGACGGCCACCTCAACCTCGGATTCACCGCCACCGCAGACAGCGCCCTCATCTCCGCCATCGACATCACCCCCACCACACCCCCCAGCAAACCCAAACCCCCACCCCAGCCCGCACCCACAACCAGCACCACAGTGCTGCGCATGACCACCTACACCAAACCCATCAAAGACGCCGCCGGCAACACCTACATCGCCCGCCGTGGCTTCACCGGCGGAGACCTCGTCGAGCCACTCCCACCAACCACCGACATCAAAGGCACCACCAGCGACACCCTCTACCGCCCTGAACTCATCCGCTGGAAAAACTGGTCCCAACCCCTACCCAACGGCACCTACACCATCACCCTCCACACCCGAGAAGCCTTCTGGAACAAACCCGGCCAACGCATCTTCGATATCAAAGCCGAAGGAACCACCAAACTCGCCAACATCGACATCTACAAAGCGGCAGGTAAAAACACCGCCCACGACCTACGGTTCACCACCACAGTCACCGACGGTCGACTCGACATCACCCCCATCAACAAAACCAACCTTGCACTCCTATCAGCCATCACCATCACCCGAATCGACAAAACCCCCACACCCCCCAGCAAACCCAAACCCCCTACTATGCCCCCCACCACAACCCAACGCCCCAGCGGCATGCCCTTCGACTCCGGCCTCTTCCCCATGCACCGCGCCGACATCGCCACCCAGTTCACCCAACACCGAGGACGAGCTGCCGACGTCATCACCGTCTTCCCCAGCCGAGAAAACTGGGCCGAAATGTCCAACGACTGGTTCATGGACAACCAACGCATCCCCACCCGCTACACCGGCACCCTCGACGTCGGCGTCCCCCTCTGGCCCGACGAAGGCAACCTCACCACCGCAAGCACCGGCGGCTACAACACCCAATGGGAAAACTTCGGCCGCATGGTCGCCGCAAAATACCCTACCGCCTACATCCGCCTCGGCTGGGAAATGAACCTCCCAGGATGGAAACACGCCGCCTACGCCCACAGCGCCACCCAATGGAAACAGGCCTACCGCCATGCCGTCACCGCACTACGCAAAGGCGGTCCACGCCTACGCATCGCCTGGGTAGTCAACGAAGGACCCGGACAAACCGACACCACCGACGCACGCACCTTCTACCCCGGCGATGACTACGTCGACTACATCGGCATGGATGCTTACGACTGGGACCCCGGTTACACAAACGACACCAACATCGCCCACCACCGCGAGGCCCCCTACGGCTGGAACTTCTGGCTCAACTTCGCCAAAACCCACAACAAAAAATTCGTCCTACCCGAATGGGGAATCGCCCCAGCAAACCCCAACAGCGGCGGCGACAACCCCCGCTACATCGCCTTCGTCTACGACTGGCTAACCCGCAACGCCCGCTGGATCGGATACGAGTCCTACTTCCACGAAAACGCCCCCTACATCCGCTCCAACCTCTTCACCGACAACCCCCGCGCCACAGCCGAATACCTCCACCGCATGAAACGCCCCTGA
- a CDS encoding DUF445 domain-containing protein, which translates to MATTHPATPSLTTPQAADAERARGLRIMRTVATALLIIAAIVYALTFGHDGPWGYVNATAEAAMIGALADWFAVTAIFRHPLGLPIPHTALIPRKKDTVATSLEDFFLGYFLTPDAVRQRVQTMNIAQRTGRWLTEDDHAERVVHRLAPIASRALNSVDDNEIRGFINHTLVPKLTHEPISPLAGALLDEIVTDRIHTGLVDLLLDEALAWLLDNPEQFSTLIADRAPTWTPHWLNGIVTDRVHTECIKWIQEVRSTPHHRVRQAIDDLLTDLARDLQNDPTVMERTEALKTRLLTHPQTTETAIHLWEALVNVGQRALTDTDSHLINRATDELRAFGQRLLTDPHLAQTVTNRLAASAEALIATFGRDIATVISQVIRSWDGKEAAERIELHVGKDLQYIRINGTIVGGLAGLLIHTISHLLL; encoded by the coding sequence ATGGCGACCACACACCCAGCCACCCCCAGCCTCACCACACCGCAGGCCGCCGACGCCGAACGCGCCCGAGGCCTGCGCATCATGCGCACCGTCGCCACCGCCCTACTCATCATCGCCGCCATCGTCTACGCCCTCACCTTCGGCCACGACGGACCCTGGGGATACGTCAACGCCACCGCAGAAGCCGCCATGATCGGCGCCCTCGCCGACTGGTTCGCCGTCACCGCCATCTTCCGCCACCCCCTAGGCCTACCCATCCCACACACCGCCCTCATACCCCGCAAAAAAGACACCGTCGCCACCAGCCTCGAAGACTTCTTCCTCGGCTACTTCCTCACCCCCGACGCCGTCCGACAACGAGTCCAAACCATGAACATCGCCCAACGCACCGGACGATGGCTCACCGAAGACGACCACGCCGAACGCGTCGTCCACCGACTCGCCCCCATCGCCTCCCGCGCACTCAACAGCGTCGACGACAACGAAATCCGCGGCTTCATCAACCACACCCTCGTCCCCAAACTCACCCACGAACCCATCAGCCCCCTAGCCGGAGCCCTCCTGGACGAAATCGTCACCGACCGCATCCACACCGGCCTAGTCGACCTGCTCCTCGACGAAGCCCTCGCCTGGCTCCTAGACAACCCCGAACAATTCAGCACCCTCATCGCCGACCGAGCCCCCACCTGGACCCCCCACTGGCTCAACGGAATCGTCACCGACCGCGTCCACACCGAATGCATCAAATGGATCCAAGAAGTCCGATCCACCCCCCACCACCGCGTACGCCAAGCCATCGACGACCTCCTCACCGACCTAGCCCGCGACCTCCAAAACGACCCCACAGTCATGGAACGCACCGAAGCACTCAAAACACGACTGCTCACCCACCCCCAAACCACCGAAACAGCCATCCACCTCTGGGAAGCCCTCGTCAACGTCGGACAACGCGCCCTCACCGACACCGACAGCCACCTCATCAACCGCGCCACCGACGAACTACGCGCATTCGGACAACGACTCCTCACCGACCCACACCTAGCCCAAACCGTCACCAACCGCCTAGCAGCCTCCGCCGAAGCCCTCATTGCCACCTTCGGACGTGATATCGCCACCGTCATCTCCCAAGTCATCCGCTCCTGGGACGGCAAAGAAGCAGCCGAACGCATCGAACTACACGTCGGCAAAGACCTCCAATACATCCGCATCAACGGCACCATCGTCGGCGGCCTGGCCGGCCTACTCATCCACACCATCTCCCACCTACTACTGTGA
- a CDS encoding ABC transporter substrate-binding protein — MTRRFVKTLASALALATIAACSAGSTNEDPSSGTRLTVGFTAEPVSLDFTKNDGAAIPEALLGNVYEGLVTLDEHGMIVPALASSWTVSNDRKVYTFKLVDDAKFASGAPFTAEDAVYSINRVSTDWTTSVADYMDVVEKAEATAPNELRVTLERPSNDWLYRMTTRVGAMFSRNDKSDHATTTNGTGPYTVTNWKRGDSLQLGPNPHFAGTTPHFRNVTLRYFKDGNALNNALLSGGIDIISNLASPESLSQFKNRPEYKVTEGTTTSEVLLAFNNASGPFTDERIRQAARTAIDKPSLLKTCWAGKGTHIGSMVPPTDPWYEDTTHNHPYDQDKAKALLASAGTPNPTIRLRLPNTAYAISCGQVVKSDLEAVGFTVQLDQLEFPAAWLSQVMKSKDYDATIIAHVEPRDMGRVFSPNYYLGYNDPEFTRLIEEADQGTPAQEIENLKAAAQRISEHAAADFLFLMPHLVVHKADLTGIRANDTSESFDLTRIARK; from the coding sequence ATGACCCGCCGCTTCGTCAAGACCCTCGCAAGCGCGCTCGCACTGGCCACGATCGCCGCATGCTCGGCCGGGTCCACTAACGAAGACCCATCCTCCGGAACCCGACTCACCGTCGGATTCACCGCCGAACCAGTCAGCCTCGACTTCACCAAAAACGACGGCGCCGCCATCCCCGAAGCCCTTCTCGGCAACGTCTACGAAGGCCTCGTCACCCTCGACGAACACGGCATGATCGTGCCCGCACTCGCCAGCTCCTGGACCGTCTCCAACGACCGCAAGGTCTACACCTTCAAACTCGTCGACGACGCCAAATTCGCCTCCGGAGCCCCTTTCACCGCCGAAGACGCCGTCTACTCCATCAACCGCGTCTCCACCGACTGGACCACCTCCGTCGCCGACTACATGGACGTCGTAGAAAAAGCCGAAGCCACCGCCCCCAACGAACTACGCGTCACCCTCGAACGACCCAGCAACGACTGGCTCTACCGCATGACCACCCGCGTCGGAGCCATGTTCAGCCGCAACGACAAAAGCGACCACGCCACCACCACCAACGGCACCGGCCCCTACACCGTCACCAACTGGAAACGCGGCGACTCACTCCAACTAGGCCCCAACCCACACTTCGCCGGAACCACCCCCCACTTCCGCAACGTCACCCTGCGCTACTTCAAAGACGGCAACGCACTCAACAACGCCCTCCTCTCTGGCGGCATCGACATCATCAGCAACCTCGCATCCCCCGAATCACTCAGCCAATTCAAAAATCGACCCGAATACAAAGTCACCGAAGGCACCACCACCAGCGAAGTCCTCCTAGCCTTCAACAACGCCAGCGGACCATTCACTGACGAACGCATCCGCCAAGCCGCCCGCACCGCCATCGACAAACCCAGCCTCCTCAAAACCTGCTGGGCAGGAAAAGGCACCCACATCGGCTCCATGGTTCCGCCCACCGACCCCTGGTACGAAGACACCACCCACAACCACCCCTACGACCAAGACAAAGCCAAAGCCCTCCTCGCCTCCGCCGGCACCCCAAACCCCACCATCCGGCTACGCCTACCCAACACGGCCTACGCCATCTCCTGCGGCCAAGTCGTCAAAAGCGACCTCGAAGCAGTCGGCTTCACCGTCCAACTCGACCAACTCGAATTCCCCGCCGCATGGCTCTCCCAAGTCATGAAAAGCAAGGACTACGACGCCACCATCATCGCCCACGTAGAACCCCGCGACATGGGCCGCGTCTTCTCACCTAACTACTACCTCGGCTACAACGACCCCGAATTCACCCGCCTCATCGAAGAAGCAGACCAAGGCACCCCCGCCCAAGAAATCGAAAACCTCAAAGCAGCAGCACAACGCATCTCCGAACACGCCGCCGCTGACTTCCTCTTCCTCATGCCCCACCTCGTCGTCCACAAAGCAGACCTCACCGGAATCAGAGCCAACGACACCTCCGAGTCCTTCGACCTGACCCGCATCGCCCGCAAATAA
- a CDS encoding ABC transporter permease, translating into MTTPPPEGPIPTRQPPRATTPLQRIINLAASLLAASILVFTFMNILPGDPARIALGLNASDEAVAALRTQYGLDRPLTIQYIDWVHSLITLDLGNSYVTGAAITPQILDRAAVTCWLVAAGLAIALLIAIPVGIHAALRHRHADGIAISTLSQIGVSLPSFLVAIILVTLLSVHAGLLPSSGWAVPAHNPTSFLAHLTLPALSLGLVQGAILTRYIRAAVLETWQQDHIRTARSTGISTPHLITTHVLRNTAIPVITILGIQLASMLIGAVIIEQVFAIPGLGSLLLDAVGNRDLLVIQDVVMLLVIAILILNTLVDLLYTLLNPRIRVHA; encoded by the coding sequence ATGACTACACCCCCTCCAGAGGGCCCCATCCCCACCCGGCAACCACCACGGGCCACCACACCCCTACAACGAATAATCAACCTCGCGGCATCCCTCCTAGCCGCATCCATCCTCGTGTTCACATTCATGAACATCCTGCCCGGAGACCCCGCCCGCATCGCCCTAGGACTTAACGCCTCCGACGAAGCCGTCGCCGCGCTACGCACCCAATACGGCCTCGACCGCCCCCTAACCATCCAATACATCGACTGGGTCCACAGCCTCATCACCCTCGACCTAGGAAACAGCTACGTCACCGGCGCAGCCATCACCCCCCAAATCCTGGACCGCGCCGCCGTCACCTGCTGGCTCGTCGCCGCAGGACTGGCCATCGCCCTACTCATTGCCATCCCCGTAGGTATCCACGCCGCCCTACGCCACCGCCATGCCGACGGCATCGCCATCTCAACCCTCAGCCAAATCGGCGTATCCCTACCCTCCTTCCTCGTCGCCATCATTCTCGTCACCCTTCTATCCGTCCATGCCGGACTCCTCCCCAGCTCCGGATGGGCCGTCCCCGCCCACAACCCCACCAGCTTCCTCGCCCACCTCACCCTGCCAGCCCTGTCCCTCGGCCTCGTCCAAGGCGCCATCCTCACCCGCTACATCCGCGCCGCCGTACTCGAAACCTGGCAGCAAGACCACATCCGCACCGCCCGCTCAACAGGCATCAGCACCCCCCACCTCATCACCACCCACGTACTACGCAACACCGCCATCCCCGTCATCACCATCCTGGGCATCCAACTAGCCAGCATGCTCATCGGAGCCGTCATCATCGAACAAGTCTTCGCCATCCCTGGCCTCGGCTCCCTCCTGCTCGACGCCGTCGGCAACCGCGACCTACTCGTCATCCAAGACGTCGTCATGCTCCTAGTCATCGCCATCCTCATCCTCAACACCCTCGTCGACCTGCTCTACACCCTCCTCAACCCCCGAATCCGGGTCCACGCATGA
- a CDS encoding ABC transporter permease has protein sequence MNKHRHLPALLIAGAALSSLVILAAACSFIWTPYDPTAMYPTQRLQGITAQHWLGTDKFGRDVFSQILVGARTTLTVGISSVAISALVGVPLGILAAMGPRPISTTLLRAADILLAFPALLLAIMLGAIFGSSTLTAVTAIGLAGIPTFLRITRANALRILTSDYIAAAQLAGRSPWSIAYTHIWPGIRGTIIIQCSVAFAMAILAEAALSFLGLGTPPPQPSWGRMLQEGQEFLYSHAGLALIPGTAIATAVLGFNLLGDGLRDLTDPRLRGRHR, from the coding sequence ATGAACAAACACCGCCACCTGCCTGCCCTCCTCATCGCCGGAGCAGCCCTATCAAGCCTGGTCATCCTCGCCGCAGCCTGCTCCTTCATTTGGACCCCCTACGACCCCACCGCTATGTACCCAACCCAACGACTCCAAGGAATAACCGCACAACACTGGCTCGGAACAGACAAATTCGGCCGCGACGTATTCAGCCAAATTCTCGTCGGCGCGCGCACCACCCTCACCGTAGGCATCAGCTCCGTCGCCATATCCGCACTCGTCGGTGTCCCACTAGGCATCCTCGCAGCCATGGGCCCCCGCCCCATCAGCACCACCCTCCTACGCGCCGCCGACATCCTCCTAGCCTTCCCGGCACTCCTCCTGGCCATCATGCTCGGAGCCATCTTCGGCAGCAGCACCCTGACGGCCGTCACCGCCATCGGCCTCGCCGGAATCCCCACCTTCCTGCGCATCACCCGCGCCAACGCCCTACGCATCCTCACCAGCGACTACATCGCCGCCGCACAACTAGCCGGACGCAGCCCCTGGTCCATCGCCTACACCCACATCTGGCCAGGCATTCGCGGCACCATCATCATTCAATGCTCCGTCGCCTTCGCCATGGCCATCCTGGCCGAAGCAGCACTCAGCTTCCTCGGCCTAGGCACCCCACCACCCCAACCCTCCTGGGGCCGCATGCTCCAAGAAGGACAAGAATTCCTCTACTCCCACGCCGGACTCGCACTCATCCCAGGAACAGCCATCGCCACCGCCGTGCTCGGATTCAACCTCCTCGGAGACGGACTACGCGACCTCACCGACCCCCGACTACGAGGACGACACCGATGA
- a CDS encoding dipeptide ABC transporter ATP-binding protein, with translation MTTTAPPLIDVHNLHISTGEKTLVNNINLHIAPGERVGLIGESGSGKSLTAAAIAGLLPENLTTTGTINLHGNNLLNTRHHTRAAAANIGFIFQEPMTALDPTMRVGNQIIEALQARAALNRTHARTAAIELLEEMRLPNPTHTMTAYPHQLSGGQRQRVVAAIAMAGNPDLLICDEPTTALDVTVQASVLERIVAGATQRGSAVLFISHDIAVVGTVCERLLVMKNGTLVDHAPTHTALAAPQHEYTRLLVNAADRATTPRATSHQPPPTRHGAHVEVDNLTHTFAPQRRFGRPTREAVTALHNVSFTLHPGERLGIVGESGSGKTTLLRCLAGLQTPTSGTIRIDGEHITARPERELGFLRDRLQMVFQDPAGSLDPHLRVWQSIAEPLRARKRTLHRERVWELLEAVGLEPDAATRYPHEFSGGQRQRIAIARALAPNPTLLLADEAVSALDVTVRGHILDLLTSLADTIGFTLLFISHDLFVVQDLCERTIVMQSGHIVEDRPSTDLYHAPQHPYTQRLIASAPTITGALAGKQAADLATEPT, from the coding sequence ATGACTACCACCGCACCACCACTCATCGACGTCCACAACCTCCACATCAGCACCGGAGAAAAAACCCTCGTCAACAACATCAACCTCCACATAGCCCCCGGGGAAAGAGTCGGACTCATCGGAGAATCCGGCTCCGGAAAATCACTCACCGCAGCCGCCATCGCCGGACTCCTGCCCGAAAACCTCACCACCACCGGCACCATCAACCTCCATGGCAACAACCTCCTCAATACCCGACACCACACCCGCGCCGCCGCCGCCAACATCGGCTTCATCTTCCAAGAACCGATGACCGCACTCGACCCCACCATGCGCGTCGGCAACCAAATCATCGAAGCCCTCCAAGCCCGCGCCGCACTCAACCGCACCCACGCACGCACCGCCGCCATCGAACTCCTCGAAGAAATGCGGCTACCCAACCCCACCCACACCATGACCGCATACCCCCACCAACTCTCCGGGGGACAACGCCAACGCGTCGTCGCAGCCATCGCCATGGCAGGAAACCCCGACCTCCTCATCTGCGACGAACCCACAACCGCCCTGGACGTCACCGTCCAAGCATCCGTCCTTGAACGCATCGTCGCAGGCGCTACCCAACGCGGATCAGCAGTCCTATTCATCTCCCACGACATCGCCGTCGTCGGCACCGTCTGCGAACGCCTCCTCGTCATGAAAAACGGCACCCTCGTTGACCACGCCCCCACACACACCGCGCTAGCAGCACCCCAACACGAATACACTCGCCTACTCGTCAACGCCGCCGACCGCGCCACCACCCCCCGCGCCACCAGCCACCAGCCACCCCCCACCCGCCACGGCGCCCACGTAGAAGTTGACAACCTCACCCACACATTCGCCCCCCAACGCCGCTTCGGACGTCCTACCCGAGAAGCAGTCACCGCCCTACACAATGTCTCTTTCACCCTCCACCCCGGAGAACGACTCGGAATCGTCGGCGAATCCGGCTCCGGAAAGACCACCCTGCTGCGCTGCCTCGCTGGCTTACAAACCCCCACCAGCGGCACCATCCGCATCGACGGAGAACACATCACCGCACGCCCCGAACGAGAACTCGGATTCCTCCGAGACCGGCTCCAAATGGTGTTCCAAGACCCCGCAGGATCCCTCGATCCCCACCTGCGCGTTTGGCAAAGCATCGCCGAACCACTACGCGCCCGAAAACGCACCCTGCACCGCGAACGCGTATGGGAACTTCTCGAAGCCGTCGGCCTCGAACCCGACGCAGCCACCCGCTACCCCCACGAGTTCTCCGGCGGCCAACGACAACGCATCGCCATCGCCCGCGCCCTGGCACCCAACCCAACCCTCCTGCTCGCAGACGAAGCAGTCAGCGCCTTGGACGTCACCGTCCGCGGTCATATCCTCGACCTACTCACCTCCCTAGCAGACACCATCGGATTTACCCTCCTGTTCATCAGCCACGACCTATTCGTCGTCCAAGACCTCTGCGAACGCACCATTGTCATGCAATCAGGACACATCGTCGAAGACAGACCAAGCACAGACCTCTATCACGCCCCACAACACCCCTACACCCAACGCCTCATTGCCTCAGCCCCCACCATCACCGGCGCCCTTGCAGGAAAACAGGCCGCCGACCTTGCCACGGAGCCAACATGA